In Leptospira harrisiae, one genomic interval encodes:
- a CDS encoding TatD family hydrolase produces the protein MCQNPNEQKKNPSHFESTLHSEDSPTHRDLLWEDYENLIKDMRFFDPHIHMVSRTTDDYQNMSKAGIVAIIEPAFWVGQPRTGLSSFKDYYSSLVGWERFRSSQFGIKHYCTIGLNSREANNEHLAEEVMEILPLFAYKEGVVGIGEIGFDDQTVLEEKYYRLQLELAKKAKLPVQIHTPHRDKKRGTERSMSIAIEHGLDPSWVVVDHNNEETVKSVLDQGFWAAFTIYPFTKMGNERMVSVVEKYGPERIMINSSADWGISDPLAIPKTAALMIQRGIPKEVIRMVTYQNAIDAFAKSGQIDVSDFDLEFLPDPNAKFHGNSILRGGQQPVINKNSLLIQ, from the coding sequence ATGTGCCAGAACCCAAACGAACAAAAGAAAAATCCTTCTCATTTTGAGTCGACTCTTCATTCTGAAGATTCTCCGACACACCGTGATTTGTTATGGGAAGATTATGAGAACCTAATCAAAGATATGCGATTTTTTGATCCACATATCCATATGGTATCAAGGACAACAGACGATTACCAAAATATGTCAAAGGCAGGAATTGTTGCAATCATTGAACCTGCATTTTGGGTAGGACAACCTAGGACTGGCCTTTCTAGTTTCAAAGATTATTATAGTAGTCTAGTTGGTTGGGAACGGTTTCGGTCTTCGCAATTTGGAATCAAACATTACTGTACAATAGGATTAAATTCTCGTGAAGCAAATAACGAACATCTTGCGGAAGAGGTAATGGAAATTTTGCCATTATTTGCTTATAAAGAAGGTGTAGTTGGAATTGGTGAGATTGGTTTTGATGACCAAACTGTTTTAGAAGAAAAGTATTACCGGCTGCAACTAGAACTTGCAAAAAAAGCAAAGTTGCCTGTACAAATTCATACTCCTCATCGAGACAAAAAAAGAGGAACAGAAAGAAGTATGTCGATTGCCATCGAACATGGTTTAGATCCGTCTTGGGTTGTGGTAGATCATAACAATGAAGAAACAGTTAAATCAGTGTTAGACCAAGGTTTTTGGGCAGCCTTTACTATTTATCCATTTACCAAAATGGGAAATGAAAGGATGGTTTCTGTTGTGGAAAAATATGGTCCAGAGAGAATCATGATTAATTCAAGTGCTGATTGGGGAATTTCTGATCCACTTGCAATTCCGAAAACTGCAGCACTGATGATTCAACGTGGCATTCCAAAAGAAGTGATTCGGATGGTAACGTATCAAAATGCGATAGATGCCTTTGCAAAAAGTGGTCAGATTGATGTTAGTGATTTTGATTTGGAATTTTTACCTGACCCAAATGCCAAATTTCATGGAAACTCAATTCTTCGTGGTGGCCAACAACCCGTGATCAATAAAAACTCTTTGTTAATCCAATAA
- a CDS encoding NAD(P)-dependent alcohol dehydrogenase has protein sequence MKVIAYRNYGTPDVLQLEEWEIPTPKKNEIRIKIYNTAVNSGDWRIRKADPKLAKLYFGIFRPKQPILGISISGVVDSIGENVTQFKIGDKILGSTGMRLGAYAEFTCIPETSVITILPEEISFAEGACLSFGGLTALDFIQKCNLQKKQTIIVYGGSSSVGTATIQLAKLFGATVTAVCSKNNFELVKSIGADFVMDYKQFHSDDHRTQYDVVFECVGKSSIVSNLRHLSIGGVLVLVGASFKEMFQAAWISLTKRISIKFGPIAETLENLKLLTELTRTKKIKVVIDKTYSLEEMAEAHRYVEAGHKKGNVAINILS, from the coding sequence TTGAAAGTTATCGCCTATAGAAATTATGGAACACCGGATGTTTTACAATTGGAAGAATGGGAAATACCAACACCAAAAAAAAATGAAATCAGAATCAAAATTTACAATACCGCCGTTAATTCTGGTGATTGGCGCATTCGCAAGGCAGATCCTAAACTAGCCAAATTATACTTTGGGATTTTTCGTCCGAAACAACCCATTCTAGGAATATCAATTTCAGGTGTCGTTGATTCTATCGGAGAAAACGTAACTCAATTTAAAATTGGGGATAAAATTTTGGGATCCACGGGAATGCGATTGGGAGCATATGCAGAATTTACATGTATTCCAGAAACATCTGTCATTACAATCTTACCTGAAGAAATTTCTTTTGCAGAAGGAGCTTGTTTGTCTTTCGGAGGATTGACTGCACTTGATTTTATTCAAAAGTGCAACCTACAAAAAAAACAAACCATCATTGTTTATGGTGGTTCCAGCTCAGTAGGAACGGCTACTATCCAATTGGCAAAACTATTTGGAGCTACCGTCACCGCTGTTTGTAGCAAGAATAACTTTGAATTGGTGAAATCCATCGGTGCCGATTTTGTTATGGATTACAAACAATTTCATTCAGATGATCACAGAACTCAATATGATGTGGTATTTGAATGTGTAGGAAAATCATCTATTGTATCCAATTTACGTCATCTCTCAATAGGTGGAGTTTTAGTTTTAGTTGGTGCTTCCTTCAAAGAAATGTTTCAAGCTGCTTGGATTTCTCTAACCAAACGCATCAGTATTAAATTTGGACCAATCGCGGAGACTTTAGAAAATTTAAAGTTATTAACGGAACTCACTAGAACAAAAAAAATAAAGGTGGTGATTGATAAAACTTACAGCTTAGAAGAAATGGCCGAGGCACACAGATATGTGGAAGCTGGACATAAAAAGGGGAATGTAGCAATCAATATCTTAAGTTAA
- a CDS encoding DUF1415 domain-containing protein, which translates to MEKLPHSVETVDEILGKTKDWIQKAVIGLNLCPFAKPTFQSNTIRYVVSNSQNNKELLVHLKIELEFIASKDPQLVETSLLIHPYVLNEYLDQNDFLDEADNLLRNLDLEGVIQIANFHPMFQFADKNINDITNFVGRAPYPILHLLREDSISRIVDTHPNIDSIFENNRKTMQKLGHEGWNKLGL; encoded by the coding sequence TTGGAAAAATTACCACACTCAGTAGAAACTGTAGATGAGATTCTAGGCAAAACAAAAGATTGGATTCAAAAAGCTGTAATCGGACTGAACCTTTGTCCTTTTGCAAAACCTACCTTTCAATCAAATACGATCCGTTATGTGGTAAGCAATTCTCAAAACAACAAAGAACTATTAGTTCATCTAAAAATAGAACTAGAATTCATTGCATCAAAGGATCCGCAGTTGGTTGAAACTTCACTACTCATCCATCCCTATGTACTCAATGAATACCTTGACCAAAACGACTTTTTGGATGAAGCAGATAACCTCCTTCGCAACTTGGATTTAGAAGGTGTCATACAAATCGCCAACTTTCACCCAATGTTTCAGTTTGCTGATAAAAATATAAACGACATAACAAATTTTGTGGGCCGGGCACCATACCCTATATTACATCTGTTACGTGAAGATTCTATTTCTCGAATCGTTGACACACATCCAAATATTGACAGCATATTTGAAAACAACAGAAAAACAATGCAGAAATTGGGTCATGAAGGTTGGAATAAACTTGGTTTATAA
- a CDS encoding EboA domain-containing protein: MNANLTTDFTQFVFDQTTKSEREWLEKKSQSDVLDLMTAFVAAPRFISKKNISYDSKSRGSLIPHLPGFQVEGWTLVRLTRVWLLLHIPQNPKDECIKNIETLFDTAELNELVALYSALSLLPYPWEWLARATDAVRSNMGFVFDAISLMNPYPELYFPEAAWNQLVLKTIFNGKPIHWIYGLERRTNKELAIGISDFIDERFAAGRKVPPQILRLISPFSNDNHSYMLVRMLASDENYEKEAAALVCFESEEPKIRSLLTKHPELELSIKNGDLDWSKLESIP, from the coding sequence ATGAATGCAAACTTAACAACAGATTTTACTCAATTCGTTTTTGATCAAACTACAAAATCGGAACGTGAATGGTTAGAAAAAAAAAGTCAATCAGATGTTTTGGATTTAATGACTGCATTTGTCGCGGCACCACGTTTTATATCAAAAAAAAATATTTCTTATGATTCTAAATCACGAGGTAGTTTGATTCCTCATTTACCTGGATTTCAAGTTGAAGGATGGACTTTGGTTCGATTAACTAGGGTTTGGTTACTTTTACACATTCCTCAAAATCCAAAAGATGAGTGTATTAAAAATATTGAGACACTTTTTGATACTGCTGAGTTAAATGAATTGGTGGCTTTATATTCGGCTTTGTCACTCCTACCTTATCCATGGGAATGGTTGGCGCGAGCCACCGATGCTGTTCGTTCAAATATGGGATTTGTATTTGATGCAATCTCTCTTATGAATCCATACCCTGAGTTGTATTTTCCAGAAGCTGCATGGAATCAATTGGTTCTAAAAACAATATTTAACGGAAAACCGATCCATTGGATATATGGATTAGAAAGGCGTACCAATAAAGAACTGGCAATTGGCATTTCTGATTTTATCGATGAACGGTTTGCTGCTGGTAGAAAAGTTCCCCCTCAAATTTTGCGACTCATTAGTCCATTTTCAAATGACAATCATTCGTACATGTTAGTTCGTATGTTGGCTTCTGATGAGAACTATGAAAAAGAGGCTGCTGCTCTTGTTTGTTTTGAATCCGAAGAACCTAAAATCCGCTCTTTATTAACAAAACATCCAGAATTAGAATTATCAATAAAAAATGGAGATTTGGATTGGTCTAAGTTAGAGTCCATTCCTTAG
- the eboC gene encoding UbiA-like protein EboC (EboC, a homolog the polyprenyltransferase UbiA, belongs to system of proteins involved in the trafficking of precursor metabolites to an extracytoplasmic compartment so that the biosynthesis of certain natural products, such as scytonemin, can be completed.), which translates to MNFKGYLTLLRPANVVTALADILAGMAIVGFVWNDKSPILLLFSTICLYGGGVVLNDFFDIAIDTKERPERPIPSGKVSKHSALIFGSVLLGIGILFAYLYQNQSGWISIFIVFSILAYNRFAKHHPVLGPLVMGICRGGNLVLGMSLVENIELYQFFLSVLPIVYIGAITMISRDEVHGGKKTPLMVAGVLCLMVVVSQLILSFRLGNFFFSFPFALLHFGMIFPPLISAYQSPVGPKIGKAVKMGVLSLIILNATFASSFGFVFVAVFILCLLPVSLLLAKYFSVT; encoded by the coding sequence ATGAATTTTAAAGGTTACCTAACTTTACTTAGACCCGCTAATGTAGTCACAGCACTTGCTGATATTCTAGCGGGTATGGCGATTGTGGGTTTTGTTTGGAATGACAAATCGCCAATTTTACTCTTATTTTCCACCATATGTTTGTATGGTGGCGGTGTTGTCTTAAATGATTTTTTTGATATTGCAATTGATACAAAAGAAAGGCCAGAACGTCCCATCCCTAGTGGGAAGGTATCAAAGCATTCCGCATTGATTTTTGGTTCTGTCCTACTTGGAATTGGAATTCTTTTTGCCTACCTCTATCAAAACCAAAGTGGATGGATTTCTATCTTTATTGTTTTTTCAATTCTTGCATACAATCGATTTGCAAAACACCATCCAGTTTTAGGTCCTCTTGTTATGGGGATTTGTCGAGGTGGTAATTTGGTTTTGGGAATGAGTTTGGTGGAAAATATCGAATTATATCAATTTTTTTTATCCGTTCTTCCGATTGTGTATATCGGTGCGATTACAATGATTAGTCGAGATGAAGTCCATGGTGGTAAAAAAACTCCATTGATGGTGGCTGGTGTTTTGTGTCTTATGGTAGTAGTTTCTCAATTGATTCTTTCTTTTCGATTAGGAAATTTTTTCTTTAGTTTTCCCTTTGCTCTCTTACATTTTGGAATGATTTTTCCTCCTCTTATTTCCGCATATCAATCCCCAGTGGGACCAAAGATTGGTAAGGCGGTAAAAATGGGAGTTCTATCTTTGATTATTTTAAATGCAACGTTCGCTTCCAGTTTTGGTTTTGTATTTGTTGCAGTTTTTATTCTTTGTTTATTACCAGTCTCCCTCTTATTGGCAAAATATTTTTCGGTAACCTGA
- a CDS encoding TetR/AcrR family transcriptional regulator C-terminal domain-containing protein — protein MVKKKKRTPVKNSQITKIRKRQPLSKELVLDTAINLADEFGLEKLSMRSLALRLGVEAMSLYNYVKDKNDLLDGMVDTVISQITLPKIGGNWKKEMKKRARSARKILNLHPWSPMLIVSRINVGPAMLSYFDASLGCLHCAGYSLPSADHIINAIDSHIYGYILQELNFPIDSKKYAQTAKEFMPSLEESPYTYLTRLTKEVVTKKYNGLHNFEFGLDLILDGIAFLSKPSHKTNF, from the coding sequence ATGGTAAAAAAGAAGAAACGAACGCCAGTAAAAAATTCTCAAATAACAAAAATTAGAAAGCGGCAACCACTTTCTAAGGAATTGGTTCTAGATACAGCAATCAATCTAGCCGATGAATTCGGTTTGGAAAAATTGTCAATGCGCAGTTTGGCATTACGTCTTGGTGTAGAAGCAATGTCATTATATAATTATGTTAAAGATAAAAATGATCTTTTAGATGGAATGGTGGATACAGTCATTTCACAGATCACCTTACCTAAGATAGGCGGCAACTGGAAAAAAGAAATGAAAAAAAGGGCAAGATCAGCAAGAAAAATTCTAAATTTACATCCTTGGTCACCAATGTTGATTGTCTCTAGAATTAATGTGGGCCCTGCCATGTTATCTTATTTTGATGCTTCACTTGGTTGTCTTCATTGTGCTGGATATTCACTACCGTCGGCTGATCATATTATCAATGCCATTGATAGCCATATATATGGTTATATTTTACAGGAATTGAATTTCCCTATCGATTCCAAAAAATATGCTCAAACAGCAAAAGAATTCATGCCTAGTTTGGAAGAAAGTCCTTATACTTACTTAACTCGTTTAACCAAAGAAGTTGTGACAAAAAAATACAATGGACTTCATAATTTTGAGTTTGGGTTGGATTTGATTTTGGATGGCATTGCTTTTCTCTCTAAACCTTCCCATAAAACTAACTTTTAA
- the mgtA gene encoding magnesium-translocating P-type ATPase — MQPNFKTSTWWLNSLNDTLLYLGVDNTGLSEENASLRLQKFGDNRFVNRNTKPIWRQLLSRFRNPLILLLLFASGVSAFMGEISNFVIISVLVFFSVLLDFFQEHKAGKAADQLRQSVSVHTSVLRDGQTKNFSVSKIVPGDIVLLSAGDMIPADGRVLDAKDFFVKQALLTGETYPVEKHSGEVNSDTNDITEASNAVFMGTSVISGSAKVLIVNTGLNTAMGAIADNLNLSPPPNSFEIGTEKFGILIMRMTVLLVLFVLLVNAILLKPWLDSFLFAVALAVGLTPELLPMVISVTLSRGAMMMAKKKVIVKQLSSIQNLGSMDTLCTDKTGTLTEAKIKLEKHVNPEGKTDQRVLELAYLNSFFETGLKSPLDEAILEHEEISVKLWTKIDEVPFDFERRRVSVLLDQSETKKRMLVVKGAPEEIIRLCTNYETEKESIQPVDKNALEKIRTVYTSLEKEGFRVLGIAWREENLEHKHAVVSDETELTLSGFAAFLDPPKESAKTALSALNEIGVVVKIITGDSELVTQHVCTELEIPIQGILTGKELETMDDSALNIQVESTNLFCRMNPSQKNRIILALKQRGHVVGYLGDGVNDAPSLHSADVGLSVDSAVDVAKEAADMILLDHDLRVLYDGVQEGRRTFGNIMKYIMMGTSSNFGNMFSMAGAALFLPFLPMLPTQILLNNFLYDLSEVPIPLDEVDKEELKFPRVMDISFIRNFMLTIGPISSAFDFLTFYVMLTILNANEALFQTGWFVESLCTQVLVIFIIRTRGNPLKSRPHRLLAIVSLSVAAIGAFLPFTSVGTYFGLVPPPLEFYLILASMVVIYLVIVESVKQIFYYVHDQKMKLLRQGS; from the coding sequence ATGCAGCCCAATTTCAAAACTTCCACTTGGTGGTTGAATTCACTAAATGATACATTATTGTATCTGGGTGTAGACAATACAGGCCTTTCCGAAGAGAATGCTTCCCTTCGACTTCAAAAATTTGGGGACAATCGTTTTGTGAATCGAAACACAAAACCAATATGGAGACAACTTTTATCTCGATTTAGAAATCCTCTAATTCTACTTCTGCTATTTGCAAGTGGGGTTTCTGCCTTCATGGGAGAAATTTCCAACTTCGTGATTATCTCTGTTTTAGTTTTTTTTAGTGTCCTTTTGGATTTTTTCCAAGAACACAAAGCAGGAAAGGCTGCAGATCAATTGCGTCAGTCCGTTTCCGTACATACATCAGTGTTACGAGATGGGCAAACAAAAAATTTTTCCGTTTCAAAGATTGTTCCTGGTGATATAGTGTTACTCTCAGCTGGTGACATGATACCTGCCGATGGACGGGTGTTAGATGCAAAGGATTTTTTTGTCAAACAAGCATTACTTACTGGAGAAACCTATCCAGTAGAAAAACATTCGGGAGAAGTAAATTCAGATACAAATGATATCACAGAAGCCTCTAATGCTGTATTTATGGGAACATCAGTCATTAGCGGTAGTGCAAAAGTCCTCATTGTAAACACAGGACTTAATACGGCTATGGGTGCAATTGCAGATAACTTAAACCTTTCTCCACCACCAAACTCATTTGAAATAGGTACTGAAAAATTTGGTATCTTGATTATGAGGATGACTGTCCTTTTAGTTCTTTTTGTACTTTTAGTGAATGCAATTTTACTAAAACCTTGGTTAGATTCTTTTTTATTTGCCGTTGCCTTAGCTGTAGGATTAACACCAGAACTGTTGCCGATGGTAATTTCGGTAACATTATCACGTGGTGCCATGATGATGGCAAAAAAGAAAGTAATCGTAAAACAGCTCTCCTCAATCCAAAACCTTGGCTCTATGGATACACTTTGTACGGACAAAACAGGAACACTAACCGAAGCAAAAATTAAACTCGAAAAACATGTAAACCCAGAAGGAAAAACAGACCAACGAGTATTGGAATTAGCCTATCTTAATAGTTTTTTTGAAACAGGCTTAAAAAGTCCGTTGGATGAAGCTATCTTAGAACATGAAGAAATTTCTGTCAAACTTTGGACCAAAATTGATGAGGTTCCATTTGACTTTGAAAGAAGAAGAGTTTCCGTTTTATTAGACCAATCGGAAACAAAAAAACGAATGCTTGTGGTAAAGGGTGCTCCAGAAGAAATCATTCGACTTTGTACAAATTATGAAACTGAAAAAGAATCGATTCAACCTGTAGACAAAAACGCACTTGAAAAAATTCGAACTGTGTATACCTCCTTAGAAAAAGAAGGATTTCGAGTTCTTGGAATTGCTTGGAGAGAGGAAAACCTAGAACACAAACATGCTGTGGTGAGTGACGAAACCGAATTAACTCTTTCTGGATTTGCAGCATTTTTAGATCCCCCCAAAGAAAGTGCAAAGACAGCATTATCTGCATTAAACGAGATAGGCGTCGTTGTCAAAATCATCACCGGGGATAGCGAACTAGTCACTCAACATGTATGCACCGAATTAGAAATACCTATCCAAGGAATCCTCACAGGTAAGGAACTGGAAACCATGGATGATTCAGCACTTAACATTCAAGTCGAGTCAACCAATCTATTTTGCAGAATGAACCCTTCGCAGAAAAACAGGATCATTTTAGCTTTAAAACAAAGAGGTCATGTGGTTGGTTATTTAGGTGACGGAGTAAACGATGCTCCTTCACTTCATTCAGCAGACGTTGGATTGTCAGTAGATTCTGCAGTGGATGTAGCCAAAGAAGCAGCAGATATGATTCTGTTAGACCATGATTTACGCGTGTTATATGATGGTGTTCAAGAAGGAAGGAGAACTTTTGGAAATATCATGAAATACATTATGATGGGTACAAGCTCTAATTTTGGAAATATGTTTAGTATGGCCGGAGCCGCGTTGTTTTTACCATTTCTACCAATGTTACCCACACAAATTCTCCTTAATAACTTTTTATATGACCTTTCGGAAGTGCCAATTCCATTAGATGAGGTGGATAAAGAAGAATTAAAATTTCCTCGAGTGATGGACATTAGTTTCATTCGCAATTTTATGTTAACGATAGGACCGATTAGCTCTGCCTTCGACTTTTTAACTTTTTATGTGATGTTAACTATTTTAAATGCAAACGAAGCATTGTTTCAAACGGGTTGGTTTGTGGAATCCCTTTGTACACAAGTTTTAGTAATATTTATCATTAGAACAAGAGGGAATCCACTGAAAAGTAGGCCTCATCGATTGCTTGCGATTGTATCACTCAGCGTTGCAGCAATTGGAGCTTTTTTGCCATTCACTTCTGTAGGAACCTATTTTGGACTAGTTCCACCACCTTTGGAATTTTATCTTATCTTGGCCTCTATGGTTGTGATTTATTTAGTGATCGTAGAATCAGTAAAACAAATTTTTTACTATGTTCATGATCAAAAAATGAAACTCTTGCGCCAGGGATCGTAG
- a CDS encoding alginate export family protein gives MYAGKHRMIIGLLWLGVILFSIAMPLEAQFITPTKKEIPETPPPPPPPPPPIPAPPEEPAEYVSPLKGNLTGEYLKSLQVTAKQRKAMQENTNLWFADRFRVGFGIRPKADSLYNTDFDRSTPDNRNTVSNQTQFYIIGDLTPNVLFKITMQDVRLWGGEITSGAADQKYGVIPNGGTLIDTTKQRDVALNNNTGFREAFVDLKTTNQMFRVRTGRQILDYGDGRILGSRNDSLNGNAFDAVRTTITIQKQSLDFFGSVVSSENNANSMVSNNSTKLGGTGNASYYGAHYGYKPWDWLGIEMYNFTLYKQKQKATNTTANYGSDIYYRGPDQLNTSGFRLTNRTKNNTITSETGIDWMVEAAWQTGFNGERVSPDWLNQTGTYATNKKTGEAPPLSSRVQYKANIVAVQLGYTPVKEFRIGVQYVQASGDPNRNDGSIATYNPLFATRRMAGGGMPFSGNGNSGMVFWQNIKDYSVHIKYESAKWGIFILNPHWYYKVKLQDGYYDNNNYVAGSKATGETASTEDYYNTEAYNPNRPKLGRHVATEINFIYIVTPFENVSFWFGASSLYAGEAIRNQKNNPYETDPYHRYDFKPNSSYFTFQSVFAI, from the coding sequence ATGTACGCAGGCAAGCATCGAATGATCATTGGTCTCTTATGGTTAGGAGTTATTTTATTTTCCATTGCAATGCCACTGGAAGCACAGTTCATCACCCCTACGAAAAAAGAAATACCTGAAACACCGCCCCCACCTCCACCTCCGCCGCCACCAATACCTGCTCCACCGGAGGAACCCGCAGAATATGTCAGTCCGCTAAAAGGTAATTTGACTGGTGAATACTTAAAAAGCCTCCAAGTCACCGCAAAACAAAGAAAGGCAATGCAAGAAAATACAAATCTTTGGTTTGCTGATAGGTTCCGTGTTGGGTTTGGAATTCGGCCAAAAGCAGATTCACTCTATAATACTGACTTTGACAGATCTACACCTGACAACCGCAACACTGTCAGTAACCAAACTCAGTTTTATATTATTGGAGATTTAACTCCAAATGTTTTATTTAAAATTACGATGCAAGATGTTCGCCTTTGGGGTGGAGAAATCACAAGTGGAGCAGCAGATCAAAAATATGGAGTGATCCCCAATGGCGGAACTCTCATTGACACCACCAAACAAAGAGATGTTGCATTGAATAATAACACTGGATTCCGAGAAGCATTTGTAGATTTAAAAACCACCAACCAAATGTTTCGAGTGCGTACTGGTCGCCAAATTTTAGATTATGGAGACGGTAGAATTTTAGGTTCTCGGAATGATAGTCTAAATGGAAACGCATTTGATGCTGTCCGAACCACAATCACAATCCAGAAACAAAGTTTAGATTTTTTTGGATCCGTCGTTAGCTCCGAAAATAATGCCAACAGTATGGTTTCTAACAATTCCACAAAACTTGGCGGAACAGGAAACGCATCTTATTATGGCGCACACTACGGTTATAAACCTTGGGATTGGTTAGGAATTGAAATGTATAATTTCACTCTTTATAAACAAAAACAAAAAGCAACCAACACAACTGCTAACTATGGCTCCGATATTTATTATCGAGGTCCAGACCAACTCAATACCTCAGGCTTTCGTTTAACCAACAGAACCAAAAACAATACAATAACGAGTGAAACAGGCATTGATTGGATGGTGGAAGCAGCTTGGCAAACAGGATTTAATGGAGAAAGAGTATCCCCCGATTGGCTAAACCAAACCGGGACCTACGCGACCAATAAAAAAACAGGTGAAGCTCCTCCACTATCTTCACGAGTGCAATACAAAGCAAATATCGTAGCAGTCCAATTAGGGTACACTCCTGTAAAAGAGTTTCGAATTGGAGTACAATATGTCCAAGCATCAGGAGATCCGAACCGAAATGACGGAAGTATTGCAACATACAATCCACTCTTTGCAACAAGAAGGATGGCTGGTGGTGGTATGCCATTTTCTGGAAACGGTAATTCAGGGATGGTATTCTGGCAGAATATAAAAGACTACTCCGTTCATATCAAATATGAATCAGCAAAATGGGGAATCTTTATTTTAAACCCACATTGGTATTATAAAGTAAAACTACAAGACGGCTATTATGATAATAATAACTATGTAGCTGGAAGTAAAGCGACAGGTGAAACTGCATCAACTGAAGACTACTATAACACTGAAGCATACAATCCAAACCGCCCTAAACTAGGGAGACATGTTGCAACAGAAATTAATTTTATCTATATCGTAACACCATTTGAAAATGTTTCCTTTTGGTTTGGTGCAAGTTCTCTTTATGCAGGGGAAGCCATTAGAAATCAAAAAAACAATCCATACGAAACAGATCCTTACCATCGATACGATTTCAAACCAAACTCAAGTTACTTTACTTTCCAGAGTGTGTTTGCAATTTGA
- a CDS encoding EF-hand domain-containing protein, whose translation MKKILTVLTGLTFVAVTSVFAHDHEGHGKNGMAGEHFKKMDANSDNKVSKEEWQKFHDGFFTELDKDADGSLTLEEIKSAKKEKREEKKEEMNEKAKEAKSKKNDKKKKPSE comes from the coding sequence ATGAAAAAAATTCTAACTGTTTTGACTGGTTTAACCTTTGTTGCGGTAACTTCCGTTTTTGCTCATGACCACGAGGGCCACGGGAAAAATGGAATGGCAGGGGAACATTTTAAAAAAATGGACGCCAACTCCGATAACAAGGTATCCAAAGAAGAATGGCAAAAGTTCCATGATGGATTCTTCACCGAACTTGACAAAGACGCTGATGGCTCTCTTACATTAGAAGAGATAAAATCTGCTAAAAAAGAAAAACGGGAAGAGAAAAAAGAGGAAATGAACGAAAAAGCCAAAGAGGCAAAATCAAAGAAAAACGATAAAAAGAAAAAACCATCCGAATGA
- the trhA gene encoding PAQR family membrane homeostasis protein TrhA, with protein sequence MKAKKSKINPAKKSNRSNKTPNKQTKQSKTIAERNSVASSLQLNSPQHTTSELIDTIHEYSIGHEIANAVTHGIGGGLSIAGLSILLTMAVLYGNVWHIVSSAIYGATLILLYLASTLYHGIYHTATKRIFKVIDHASIYLLIAGTYTPFTLVSLRENSEWGWTLFLVVWILAFAGVLLLLLFPGKYSGARVVVYILMGWLAIFVVKDIRTAIGVGGITWLVAGGLSYTVGVIFYLWDSLPFNHAIWHLFVLSGSLCHFFAILFYVLPPIQK encoded by the coding sequence ATGAAAGCGAAAAAATCCAAAATCAATCCAGCTAAAAAATCAAATCGTTCCAACAAAACTCCAAATAAACAAACAAAACAGTCCAAAACGATCGCTGAAAGAAATTCTGTAGCCTCTTCTTTGCAGTTGAATTCTCCTCAACATACTACGAGCGAACTCATAGATACCATTCATGAATACTCCATTGGACATGAGATCGCTAATGCAGTTACACATGGAATTGGTGGAGGATTGAGTATTGCAGGCCTTTCAATTTTACTTACAATGGCAGTTCTTTATGGGAATGTTTGGCATATTGTTAGTTCAGCTATTTATGGAGCAACACTCATTCTTTTGTATCTTGCTTCTACTTTGTATCATGGGATTTATCATACGGCTACCAAACGAATTTTTAAAGTAATAGATCATGCATCAATTTATTTGTTAATCGCTGGAACGTATACTCCGTTTACTCTTGTTAGCTTGCGAGAAAATTCGGAGTGGGGATGGACTTTGTTTCTTGTCGTATGGATTTTGGCATTTGCAGGAGTTTTATTATTATTACTGTTTCCGGGAAAATACAGCGGTGCCCGAGTTGTGGTTTATATTCTGATGGGTTGGCTTGCAATTTTTGTTGTTAAAGACATTCGGACTGCCATCGGTGTAGGTGGGATCACTTGGCTTGTGGCCGGAGGACTTAGTTATACGGTTGGTGTGATATTTTATCTTTGGGATAGTTTACCATTCAACCATGCAATATGGCATCTATTTGTTCTCTCTGGAAGCCTTTGTCACTTTTTTGCAATTTTGTTTTATGTATTACCACCCATTCAAAAATAA